The DNA sequence CTACGCCATCATCGTAATCGGCCTCGTCATCGCACTTCCAAACCTTGATATCGACTTCTCCGGCCTCCTCGTTGCCGGAGGCGTGCTTGGTATCGTCATAGGATTTGCCGCCCAGAGCGTCGTTTCAAACCTCATTTCAGGAATATTTCTCATCTTCGAGCATCCCATCAAGATCGGTGACAACGTCCTCATCGATGATGTCCATATCATTGTTGAGGACATCCGCATACTCTCAACCATCGGCAAGACCTTCGACGGCATCTATGTCCGTATCCCGAATGAAAAGGTCTTCACTACCAATATCGTCAACTATGTTGCCAATATCGCCCGTAGATTCGAGTATGACGTGGAAATCCGTTATGCCGATGATGCGGGGAAAGCAATTGCCATCATCGAAGATCTCATTGATAAGGAACCATTCTGCCTGAAAAATCCGGGTTCATCGGTCTACGTCGATCAACTCGCATCCGACGGGGTCATGATCAAGGTGCGGATGTGGGCACCTTCCGAGGTCTGGTGGGATGTGCGAACCACCATGCTCTGGCGCATCAAGGT is a window from the Methanovulcanius yangii genome containing:
- a CDS encoding mechanosensitive ion channel family protein, which translates into the protein MFEINSSAIMESTFYGSVTFGQIITFFAVLIIAIIIAKFVTINLERGLKDKVSKNHLNLVSKIFYYAIIVIGLVIALPNLDIDFSGLLVAGGVLGIVIGFAAQSVVSNLISGIFLIFEHPIKIGDNVLIDDVHIIVEDIRILSTIGKTFDGIYVRIPNEKVFTTNIVNYVANIARRFEYDVEIRYADDAGKAIAIIEDLIDKEPFCLKNPGSSVYVDQLASDGVMIKVRMWAPSEVWWDVRTTMLWRIKVAIEAEGIEIPFPQRTLWLPEFHELMTRGSPAREKGLPLQQESDTGARPVSPHEVLSGMKLFKDSTEGQGSSQNGNS